One segment of Syntrophales bacterium DNA contains the following:
- a CDS encoding Sir2 family NAD-dependent protein deacetylase, with translation MKIELVCKLIMGSKSIAVFTGAGVSLESGIDLRTMWSEYDLYDLSGQNFLDNSESRKNQWKLLSEKEHIIEAAPNQTHYTLAEMDKLGKLDCVITENIDNLLQKAGVSQSKIIELYGNLNWAKCLSCGKRVPMKETLQKVKKGIEVPDCPDCSGLLKPDAIFFPDELPEEAVRTAIDQSQNCDLFISLGSSLATYPPAYLIGYAKTGGATLAIVGVTPTLFDKDAVVVIKENAGETMV, from the coding sequence AAGCTGATTATGGGGTCTAAGAGTATTGCAGTCTTCACCGGCGCCGGGGTGAGCCTGGAATCGGGTATAGACCTCCGTACGATGTGGAGCGAGTACGATCTTTACGATCTCAGCGGGCAAAACTTCCTCGATAATTCCGAGTCTCGTAAGAATCAATGGAAATTATTGAGCGAAAAAGAACACATAATCGAAGCGGCGCCGAACCAGACTCATTATACCCTTGCTGAAATGGATAAGTTGGGCAAGCTGGATTGCGTCATCACGGAAAATATAGATAACCTCCTCCAGAAAGCAGGTGTTTCTCAAAGTAAGATAATCGAGCTCTACGGCAACCTGAACTGGGCAAAATGCCTGAGTTGCGGCAAACGCGTCCCCATGAAAGAGACATTACAAAAGGTAAAAAAAGGAATCGAAGTACCCGATTGCCCCGATTGTTCCGGCCTGCTGAAACCGGATGCCATTTTCTTCCCCGACGAACTGCCCGAAGAAGCAGTAAGAACGGCTATAGACCAATCGCAAAACTGCGACCTTTTCATCAGCCTGGGTTCTTCTCTGGCTACTTACCCCCCGGCTTACTTGATAGGGTATGCCAAAACCGGTGGGGCAACACTGGCTATTGTCGGCGTAACACCCACCCTGTTTGATAAGGATGCGGTTGTTGTCATTAAAGAGAATGCAGGTGAAACAATGGTGTAG